The Glycine max cultivar Williams 82 chromosome 12, Glycine_max_v4.0, whole genome shotgun sequence genome window below encodes:
- the LOC102661906 gene encoding uncharacterized protein translates to MATPPASPPPPPADTSASPSTLKRTCKATRLRSSATRLPGAERLVVNVDPATGKADGPHKKKLRTYLGIFARDKVDATYNTWKEVPTAQKDLIWKDIQAEFEILEAFDSRTKKKILQIFGERWRQFKSDLTRKWILAADKDGADDIACEKYGISKDKWAQFCQTRRDPLWKDVWKKA, encoded by the exons ATGGCTACTCCACCTgcctcgcctcctcctcctcctgcagACACATCAGCGTCTCCATCTACGTTGAAGCGGACATGCAAGGCGACACGGCTACGATCATCGGCCACTAGACTACCTGGGGCAGAAAGACTTGTGGTCAACGTCGATCCTGCTACCggcaaggccgacggtccccacaagaagaaattaagaacatatttggggattttCGCTCGTGATAAGGTTGACGCGACATATAACACCTGGAAGGAAGTCCCTACTGCtcaaaaggatttgatatggaaggatattcag gcggaatttgaaatccttgAAGCTTTTGACagtaggacaaagaagaaaattcttcaGATTTTCGGTGAGCgctggaggcagtttaaatctgaCTTGACTAGGAAATGGATACTTGCAGCCGACAAGGACGGTGCGGACGACATTGCCTGTGAAAAATATGGCATTAGCAAGGAtaaatgggcccagttttgtCAGACCCGCAGAGACCCCTTATGGAAG GATGTGTGGAAAAAGGCATAG